The following proteins are encoded in a genomic region of Streptomyces sp. SLBN-31:
- a CDS encoding STAS domain-containing protein → MTDVDPTGRPGRLSATPTVIDGIHVITLAGEIDRDTAQVLRQALPRPDAPRLRVVVDLEHVTFLDSTGINIFISTHNTLAEADGWLRLAAPTASVLRVLQIVGIDTVIDCCPTLHQALTT, encoded by the coding sequence ATGACCGACGTCGACCCCACTGGGCGCCCCGGCCGACTGTCGGCCACCCCCACCGTCATCGACGGCATCCACGTGATCACCCTTGCCGGGGAGATCGACCGGGACACCGCCCAGGTGCTGCGCCAGGCCCTGCCGCGGCCCGATGCCCCGCGTCTCCGCGTCGTGGTCGACCTCGAACACGTCACGTTCCTGGACTCCACGGGCATCAACATCTTCATCTCGACCCACAACACCCTCGCCGAGGCCGACGGTTGGCTGCGACTGGCCGCCCCCACCGCGTCCGTACTCCGCGTCCTGCAGATCGTGGGCATCGACACCGTCATCGACTGCTGCCCGACCCTGCACCAGGCCCTGACGACCTGA
- a CDS encoding alpha-L-fucosidase, giving the protein MSTPPRRQVLGAAAGITTAAVLPLSTATSAHAAQPVDRHPEPWASVPDPVPVPLDALYDNDGIDTTSARGGDFDGSGYTFPGEELAVGPVEVDGIPFVFPSSAAGAKNNVVALGQRIELPKGRYLSAHFLTAGSYGSASGTATVHYADGSTTTAALGGADWYSAGGSLSAQYRYTPDGAKDAHSVGIGTAEVWIDPQREAIALTLPVTNSPQPNKPSLHVFALSLQPVAQGRALALRNARSTNSLMDSTGAQSVEATVVNAGTVPILAGDGVSVAVEVPGARTVEPARVRRLTPGEQARVRVGIRNRRGVVPGTVQDGSVTVTGRGARAASQQSRLKLGVADYLPTEASLSGHQAPYWFQDAKFGIFIHWGVYSVPAWSPVGKQYAEWYWNHMQDPANAVHSYHRQTYGEDFAYDDFIPRFTAEKFDPRAWVELFRDAGAQYHVLTSKHHEGFALWDTKVSDRNAVKMGPRRDLVKELFDASRRYAPELHRGLYFSMPEWFNPDSPWMGHAPRNPYTLQPVPYTGYAAGKDFVRDYQAPQMLELIHGYDPELIWCDIGGANDSLHVLAEYFNHAKNRARPIDVTVDDRSGIAFHDFTTPEYTTYENTVVAKWESSRGLDPFSYGYNQATPDNAYMTAEEVVRSLVDIVSKNGNFLLDIGPRADGTIPEIMQTRLRETGRWLRTNGEAIYDTTYWSRMAQLGDDLRFTVRPNHAFYIHSLAEPGARLRVEAPVPVRGGDKITLLGHDRPLSWTTSKGALVIDVPEAARSAGRYVWVFKVA; this is encoded by the coding sequence ATGAGTACTCCTCCAAGACGTCAGGTTCTGGGCGCGGCAGCAGGCATCACCACCGCCGCCGTCCTCCCCCTCAGCACCGCCACATCCGCGCACGCGGCCCAACCGGTCGACCGGCACCCCGAGCCGTGGGCCTCCGTCCCCGACCCCGTGCCCGTCCCGCTCGACGCCCTCTACGACAACGACGGCATCGACACCACCTCCGCACGCGGCGGCGACTTCGACGGTTCGGGCTACACCTTCCCCGGCGAGGAACTCGCCGTAGGGCCCGTCGAGGTCGACGGCATCCCCTTCGTGTTCCCGTCCTCGGCGGCCGGCGCCAAGAACAACGTCGTCGCCCTCGGTCAGCGAATCGAACTGCCCAAGGGCCGCTACCTGTCGGCGCACTTCCTCACCGCGGGCAGCTACGGAAGCGCCTCCGGCACGGCCACCGTGCACTACGCGGACGGATCGACCACGACGGCCGCTCTCGGTGGCGCCGACTGGTACTCGGCGGGCGGCTCACTGTCCGCCCAGTACCGCTACACCCCGGACGGCGCCAAGGACGCGCACAGCGTCGGGATCGGCACGGCGGAGGTGTGGATCGACCCGCAGCGGGAGGCGATCGCGCTCACCCTGCCGGTCACCAACTCGCCGCAGCCGAACAAACCTTCCCTGCACGTGTTCGCCCTCTCCCTGCAACCCGTCGCCCAGGGACGGGCGTTGGCGCTGCGCAACGCCCGCTCCACGAACTCCCTGATGGACTCCACGGGCGCGCAGAGCGTCGAGGCGACCGTCGTCAACGCGGGCACCGTCCCGATCCTGGCCGGGGACGGGGTGTCCGTGGCCGTCGAGGTGCCCGGGGCCCGCACGGTGGAGCCGGCCCGGGTCCGGCGCCTGACCCCCGGCGAGCAGGCCCGCGTGCGCGTCGGCATCCGCAACCGTCGGGGCGTGGTTCCGGGGACCGTTCAGGACGGGTCGGTGACCGTCACCGGCCGCGGTGCCCGCGCCGCCTCCCAGCAGAGCCGCCTGAAGCTCGGCGTGGCCGACTACCTGCCCACCGAGGCCTCCCTCTCCGGTCACCAGGCGCCGTACTGGTTCCAGGACGCCAAGTTCGGCATCTTCATCCACTGGGGCGTGTACTCGGTGCCCGCCTGGTCACCGGTGGGCAAGCAGTACGCCGAGTGGTACTGGAACCACATGCAGGACCCGGCCAACGCGGTGCACTCCTACCATCGGCAGACCTACGGGGAGGACTTCGCCTACGACGACTTCATCCCGCGCTTCACCGCCGAGAAGTTCGACCCGCGCGCCTGGGTGGAGCTGTTCCGCGACGCCGGCGCGCAGTACCACGTCCTGACCTCCAAGCACCATGAGGGATTCGCGCTCTGGGACACCAAGGTCTCGGACCGCAACGCCGTGAAGATGGGCCCGAGACGGGACCTGGTCAAGGAGCTCTTCGACGCCTCCCGCCGTTACGCACCCGAGCTGCACCGCGGGCTCTACTTCTCGATGCCGGAGTGGTTCAACCCCGACAGCCCGTGGATGGGCCACGCCCCGCGCAATCCGTACACCCTCCAGCCGGTGCCGTACACCGGCTACGCCGCCGGCAAGGACTTCGTCCGGGACTACCAGGCCCCGCAGATGCTGGAGTTGATCCACGGCTACGATCCCGAACTCATCTGGTGCGACATCGGCGGCGCGAACGACAGCCTCCATGTGCTCGCCGAGTACTTCAACCACGCCAAGAACCGGGCCCGCCCGATCGACGTCACGGTCGACGACCGCTCGGGCATCGCCTTCCACGACTTCACCACACCCGAGTACACGACGTACGAGAACACGGTCGTCGCCAAATGGGAGTCGAGCCGCGGCCTGGACCCCTTCAGCTACGGCTACAACCAGGCGACCCCGGACAACGCCTACATGACGGCCGAGGAAGTCGTGCGCAGTCTCGTCGACATCGTCTCCAAGAACGGCAACTTCCTGCTCGACATCGGCCCACGCGCCGACGGCACCATCCCGGAGATCATGCAGACCCGGCTGCGGGAGACGGGCCGGTGGCTGCGCACCAACGGCGAGGCGATCTACGACACGACATACTGGTCACGCATGGCGCAACTCGGCGACGATCTGCGGTTCACCGTCCGCCCCAACCACGCCTTCTACATCCATTCACTCGCCGAGCCGGGCGCCAGGCTCCGCGTCGAGGCGCCGGTACCCGTCCGCGGCGGCGACAAGATCACCCTCCTCGGCCACGACCGGCCACTGTCGTGGACCACGAGCAAGGGCGCACTGGTCATCGACGTACCCGAAGCCGCGCGCTCGGCGGGCCGGTACGTTTGGGTCTTCAAGGTGGCCTGA
- a CDS encoding ATP-binding protein has translation MREAKTTASDQGPETSVALDGDGTCIARARHLAADFLTRQAGHAVAVSARVREVVQLVVSELVTNAYKYAPGPVIMVLRITGEAVEVQVWDSHPGLPEARTADANRVGQHGLEIVKALAVGFEARQMTAGKCITVRIALTDGQG, from the coding sequence GTGAGGGAGGCGAAGACCACGGCGTCGGACCAGGGGCCGGAGACCAGCGTCGCGCTGGACGGTGACGGAACGTGCATCGCCCGTGCCCGGCACCTGGCCGCGGACTTCCTCACCCGCCAGGCCGGACACGCTGTGGCGGTCTCCGCGCGCGTGCGGGAAGTGGTCCAGCTGGTGGTGAGCGAGCTGGTCACCAACGCCTACAAGTACGCGCCCGGCCCGGTCATAATGGTGCTGAGGATCACCGGTGAGGCGGTGGAGGTCCAGGTGTGGGACTCCCACCCGGGGCTGCCCGAGGCCCGGACCGCAGACGCCAACCGGGTGGGCCAGCACGGCCTGGAGATCGTGAAAGCCCTCGCCGTGGGCTTCGAGGCCCGGCAGATGACGGCCGGCAAGTGCATCACGGTTCGTATCGCGCTGACGGACGGCCAGGGGTGA
- a CDS encoding TetR/AcrR family transcriptional regulator, with translation MTVAGKETPRERYRARLRAEVKERAWEQIAAAGAPGLSLNAIAKQMGMSGPALYRYFAGRDELITELIRDAYRSLADTVRAAAAPGADLAELGRALRTWALEDPQRYFLIYGTPVPGYHAPDDITEIASEIMQSLLEAAEPDAAEPDGAVVSVDAGIRVDAPLESHLAEHRQWAAGHPASPPALRRALLFWTRLHGILSLELAGHFTGMGIDPGELYENELRHLTR, from the coding sequence GTGACTGTGGCGGGCAAGGAGACACCACGCGAGCGCTACCGCGCCCGGCTGCGGGCCGAGGTGAAGGAGCGTGCTTGGGAGCAGATCGCCGCCGCAGGTGCTCCGGGGCTGTCCCTCAACGCCATCGCCAAGCAGATGGGCATGAGCGGCCCCGCGCTCTACCGGTACTTCGCCGGCCGGGACGAACTGATCACCGAGCTGATCCGGGACGCCTACCGCAGCCTCGCCGACACCGTCCGCGCCGCGGCCGCCCCGGGTGCGGATCTCGCAGAACTCGGGCGCGCACTGCGGACATGGGCCCTTGAGGACCCCCAGCGGTACTTCCTCATCTACGGCACACCCGTGCCGGGCTACCACGCTCCCGACGACATCACCGAGATCGCCTCAGAGATCATGCAGAGCCTTCTGGAGGCCGCCGAACCGGACGCCGCCGAACCGGACGGCGCCGTGGTGAGCGTCGATGCGGGCATCAGGGTCGACGCCCCGCTCGAATCCCACCTCGCCGAACACCGGCAGTGGGCGGCCGGCCATCCCGCATCGCCGCCCGCCCTGCGCCGCGCCCTGCTCTTCTGGACCCGCCTGCACGGCATCCTCTCCCTTGAACTGGCGGGCCACTTCACCGGCATGGGAATCGACCCGGGCGAGCTGTACGAGAACGAACTGCGCCACCTGACTCGGTGA
- a CDS encoding DUF6131 family protein, producing MLAIGIILLVIGFLTGVSILWTLGLILTVVGAVLWIMGSTGHAVAGRRHYW from the coding sequence ATGCTCGCCATCGGTATCATCCTGCTTGTCATCGGCTTCCTCACCGGCGTCTCGATCCTGTGGACCCTCGGCCTCATCCTGACCGTGGTCGGAGCCGTCCTTTGGATCATGGGTTCCACGGGTCACGCGGTCGCGGGCCGTCGCCACTATTGGTGA
- a CDS encoding tannase/feruloyl esterase family alpha/beta hydrolase has protein sequence MRTLSRWCRWSSASFMTALAAALALVTGVSMALADTAAGSASASGSATAVTANTTASGIEPAMSCSGVGALDLVAAVPGVPFEVTSATEVAADGNTLGNWAHCDVKGVIAPQIHFELRLPQTGWQADYLQLGCGGLCGSVSTAAAAASYGCVPLTDGAFAVASSDEGHSQGGGLFSTDPTLRADFGYKSDHLLAQVAKVLVKHYYGRPATHSYFDGCSQGGHQALTEAQRYPTDFDGIVAGAPANNFTALNTFSHAWTAQSVFLDGGPATITTADLAPLHTAVLKGCGASGDGIIADPLSCTWDPASIKCQAGQTSTAADFCLTADQITTLRRIYAGPTDEHGQLLYPGYQLRGSELNWAGIVVPTTATGTTGDQNFVKETIRYQVFDETHPELTYRDVKFTSAYFKKIMRSNEGLYDATDPDLSTFKKAGGKLILWHGLGDQHIPAVGTMAYYKAVQKAMGGAAATSGFARLFLLPGVAHCGGGQGPDKLDALTAIVDWVTKDRAPESLLTRTVDSSGKTTSSRPTYPFPHVAKNTTGGSPDSPSSYTAVKSTAEAGLTLNWLGSFRSGYEKAGNWVHGKWVVTPGRA, from the coding sequence ATGCGCACGCTTTCCCGATGGTGCCGGTGGTCGTCGGCCTCCTTCATGACCGCCCTGGCCGCCGCCCTCGCTCTCGTCACCGGGGTGAGCATGGCCCTGGCCGACACGGCGGCCGGCAGCGCGTCGGCGTCCGGATCGGCCACGGCGGTGACCGCGAACACCACTGCTTCCGGGATCGAGCCGGCCATGTCCTGTTCCGGGGTCGGTGCGCTCGACCTGGTGGCCGCCGTGCCCGGCGTACCGTTCGAGGTCACGTCGGCGACCGAAGTGGCCGCCGACGGCAACACCCTGGGCAACTGGGCCCACTGCGACGTCAAGGGCGTGATCGCCCCGCAGATCCACTTCGAGCTGCGCCTGCCGCAGACCGGCTGGCAGGCCGACTACCTGCAGCTCGGCTGCGGCGGCCTGTGCGGCAGTGTCAGTACCGCCGCTGCCGCCGCCTCTTACGGCTGCGTCCCGCTGACCGACGGCGCCTTCGCGGTGGCCTCCAGCGACGAGGGCCACTCCCAGGGCGGCGGACTGTTCTCCACCGACCCCACCCTGCGCGCCGACTTCGGCTACAAGTCGGACCACCTGCTCGCCCAGGTCGCCAAGGTCCTCGTCAAGCACTACTACGGCCGCCCCGCCACCCACTCCTACTTCGACGGCTGCTCCCAGGGCGGCCACCAGGCCCTTACCGAGGCCCAGCGCTACCCGACCGACTTCGACGGCATCGTCGCCGGCGCCCCGGCCAACAACTTCACCGCGCTCAACACCTTCTCGCACGCCTGGACCGCCCAGTCCGTCTTCCTCGACGGCGGCCCGGCCACGATCACCACGGCCGACCTCGCCCCGTTGCACACGGCGGTCCTCAAGGGCTGCGGCGCATCCGGCGACGGGATCATCGCCGACCCGCTGAGCTGCACCTGGGACCCGGCGAGCATCAAGTGCCAGGCCGGGCAGACCTCGACGGCCGCCGACTTCTGCCTCACCGCCGACCAGATCACCACCCTGCGCCGGATCTACGCGGGGCCGACCGACGAACACGGCCAACTCCTGTACCCGGGGTACCAGTTGCGCGGCTCGGAACTGAACTGGGCCGGCATCGTCGTGCCCACGACGGCGACCGGCACCACCGGTGACCAGAACTTCGTCAAGGAGACCATCCGCTACCAGGTCTTCGACGAGACGCACCCCGAACTCACCTACAGGGACGTGAAGTTCACGTCGGCCTACTTCAAGAAGATCATGCGTTCCAACGAGGGTCTGTACGACGCCACCGACCCCGATCTGAGCACCTTCAAGAAGGCCGGCGGCAAGCTGATCCTCTGGCACGGCCTGGGCGACCAGCACATCCCGGCCGTGGGGACCATGGCGTACTACAAGGCCGTACAGAAGGCCATGGGTGGAGCGGCGGCCACCAGCGGCTTCGCCCGGCTGTTCCTGCTCCCGGGCGTCGCCCACTGCGGCGGCGGCCAGGGCCCGGACAAGCTGGACGCGCTGACCGCGATCGTCGACTGGGTCACCAAGGACCGGGCACCGGAGAGTCTGCTGACCAGGACGGTCGACAGCAGCGGCAAGACCACCTCCTCCCGCCCGACCTACCCCTTCCCCCACGTCGCGAAGAACACCACGGGCGGTTCGCCCGACTCCCCCTCCAGCTACACCGCGGTCAAGTCCACGGCCGAGGCCGGCCTGACGCTGAACTGGCTGGGCTCCTTCCGCTCCGGCTACGAGAAGGCCGGCAACTGGGTCCACGGAAAGTGGGTCGTCACCCCGGGCAGGGCATGA
- the glgX gene encoding glycogen debranching protein GlgX, with translation MRIWQENTEVGARPGQTAPLGATFDGAGTNFAVFSEVAERVELCLFDEDGSEERVALKEVDGFVHHIYLPDVGPGRRYGFRVHGPYRPESGERCNPNKLLLDPYAKAIEGHVEWNEALFPYHFQDTDRYNDLDSAPYMPKSVVVNPYFDWGSDHPPRTPYNETVIYEAHVKGMTNTHPAIPESIRGTYAALAHPAMIDYFVKLGVTAVELMPVHQFVQDHALVDKGLSNYWGYNTIGFFAPHNAYGSSGQRGEQVQEFRAMVKTLHEAGIEVILDVVYNHTAEGNHLGPVLSLRGLDNAAYYRLSPEDPRYYWDTTGTGNSLRMNHPHTLQLIMDSLRYWVTDMHVDGFRFDLAATLARQFHEVDRLSSFFDLVHQDPVISQVKLIAEPWDVGEGGYQVGNFPPLWTEWNGKYRDTVRDLWRGEGGTLGEFASRLTGSADLYQSDGRRPFASVNFVTAHDGFTLRDLVSYDGKHNEANGEDNRDGEDHNRSWNCGVEGPTQDRSVLALRARQQRNLLATLLLSQGVPMISHGDELGRTQQGNNNAYCQDNELTWIDWERAAEGSELLEFTRKLIALRRDHPVFRRRRFFKGRVPRGSETESKDIGWFTPGGQEMTDNDWDTGFARSLMVHLNGKAITEPDLRGLPVQDDSFLLLVNAHSQALTFTVPDELGPWWAVEVDTAIPYTEFRPLIKAGSDVEVEARSLLVLRGHEDA, from the coding sequence ATGCGCATCTGGCAGGAGAACACGGAGGTCGGCGCGCGGCCGGGGCAGACGGCGCCATTGGGTGCCACCTTCGACGGCGCGGGTACGAACTTCGCGGTGTTCTCCGAGGTGGCCGAGCGCGTCGAGCTGTGCCTGTTCGACGAGGACGGCTCGGAGGAACGCGTCGCGCTGAAGGAAGTGGACGGCTTCGTCCACCACATCTACCTGCCGGACGTCGGCCCGGGCCGACGGTACGGGTTTCGGGTGCACGGGCCGTACCGGCCGGAGTCCGGTGAGCGCTGCAACCCGAACAAACTGCTGCTGGATCCCTACGCCAAGGCGATCGAGGGCCACGTCGAGTGGAACGAGGCGCTGTTCCCCTACCACTTCCAGGACACCGACCGCTACAACGACCTGGACTCCGCCCCGTACATGCCGAAGTCGGTCGTGGTGAATCCGTACTTCGACTGGGGCAGTGACCACCCGCCGCGGACTCCGTACAACGAGACCGTGATCTACGAAGCCCACGTGAAGGGCATGACGAACACCCACCCGGCGATACCCGAGTCGATTCGCGGCACCTACGCGGCGCTGGCTCACCCGGCCATGATCGACTACTTCGTCAAGCTGGGCGTCACCGCGGTCGAGCTGATGCCGGTGCACCAGTTCGTGCAGGACCACGCCCTGGTGGACAAGGGCCTGTCGAACTACTGGGGATACAACACCATCGGCTTCTTCGCCCCGCACAACGCCTACGGCTCGTCGGGCCAGCGGGGCGAGCAGGTCCAGGAGTTCCGGGCCATGGTGAAGACCCTGCACGAGGCCGGTATCGAGGTGATCCTGGACGTCGTCTACAACCACACCGCCGAGGGCAACCATCTCGGGCCGGTGCTGTCGCTGCGAGGGCTGGACAACGCGGCCTACTACCGGCTCTCCCCGGAGGACCCGCGCTATTACTGGGACACCACCGGTACGGGCAACAGTCTGCGGATGAACCACCCGCACACCCTTCAGCTCATCATGGACTCACTGCGGTACTGGGTGACCGACATGCATGTCGACGGCTTCCGCTTCGACCTTGCCGCCACCCTGGCACGGCAGTTCCACGAGGTGGACCGGCTGTCGTCGTTCTTCGACCTCGTCCACCAGGACCCGGTCATCTCCCAGGTGAAACTGATCGCCGAGCCGTGGGACGTCGGCGAGGGCGGCTACCAGGTCGGCAACTTCCCGCCGCTGTGGACCGAATGGAACGGCAAGTACCGCGACACGGTACGTGACCTGTGGCGCGGTGAGGGCGGCACGCTGGGAGAGTTCGCCTCCCGTTTGACCGGTTCCGCCGACCTGTACCAGAGCGACGGCCGCCGGCCCTTCGCCTCGGTCAACTTCGTCACCGCGCACGACGGTTTCACCCTGCGCGACCTGGTCTCGTACGACGGCAAGCACAACGAGGCCAACGGCGAGGACAACCGCGACGGCGAGGATCACAACCGCTCCTGGAACTGCGGCGTCGAGGGCCCCACCCAGGACCGCAGCGTCCTCGCGCTCCGCGCCCGTCAGCAGCGCAACCTGCTGGCCACCCTGCTGCTCTCCCAGGGTGTGCCCATGATCTCCCACGGCGACGAACTCGGCCGAACCCAGCAGGGCAACAACAACGCGTACTGCCAGGACAACGAGTTGACGTGGATCGACTGGGAGAGGGCCGCGGAGGGAAGCGAACTGCTCGAGTTCACCCGCAAGTTGATCGCCCTGCGCCGCGACCATCCGGTGTTCCGCCGACGGCGCTTCTTCAAGGGGCGCGTCCCGCGGGGGAGCGAAACGGAGTCGAAGGACATCGGGTGGTTCACCCCCGGTGGGCAGGAGATGACGGACAACGACTGGGACACCGGGTTCGCGCGTTCCCTCATGGTGCACCTCAACGGCAAGGCCATCACCGAACCGGATCTGCGGGGCCTGCCCGTGCAGGACGACTCCTTCCTGCTCCTGGTCAACGCCCACAGTCAGGCCCTCACCTTCACGGTGCCCGACGAACTCGGCCCCTGGTGGGCGGTCGAGGTGGACACGGCCATCCCGTACACCGAGTTCAGGCCGCTGATCAAGGCGGGCAGCGACGTGGAGGTCGAGGCGCGATCGCTGCTCGTGCTGCGCGGGCACGAGGACGCGTAG
- a CDS encoding RNA polymerase sigma factor, producing MRTRVRNGDPDAFAELFDEYARAVYNHAFRLTADWSAAEDVMSATFMEAWRRRASVEAEGGSLRPWLLGIATNVARSQYRSNRRYRNAASAAAAANAAEEQVQDHAEETVGRLDDRRRIAATVAALSLLKRPEREVLTLCLCEGMEYAEAARVLGIPVGTVRSRLSRARGKLRRLTDTQLAREKREPTRTNRQTTGDRGYAVRSAQEGNR from the coding sequence ATGCGAACGCGGGTACGAAACGGAGATCCGGATGCCTTCGCGGAACTCTTCGACGAGTACGCCCGCGCGGTCTACAACCATGCCTTCCGGTTGACCGCCGACTGGTCCGCGGCCGAGGACGTCATGTCGGCCACGTTCATGGAGGCGTGGCGGCGCCGCGCCTCGGTCGAGGCCGAAGGGGGCTCCCTGCGGCCGTGGCTGCTGGGCATCGCCACCAACGTCGCCCGCTCCCAGTACCGCAGCAATCGCCGCTACCGCAACGCGGCGAGCGCCGCGGCCGCCGCGAACGCCGCCGAGGAGCAGGTCCAGGACCATGCCGAGGAGACCGTCGGACGTCTGGACGACCGGCGCAGGATCGCTGCCACGGTGGCCGCCCTGAGCCTGCTCAAGCGCCCTGAGCGCGAGGTCCTGACCCTGTGCCTGTGCGAGGGGATGGAGTACGCCGAGGCGGCCCGCGTCCTCGGTATCCCGGTCGGCACCGTCCGCTCCCGCCTCTCCCGCGCCCGCGGCAAGCTGCGCAGACTCACCGACACTCAACTCGCGCGAGAAAAACGGGAACCTACCCGCACGAACCGGCAGACAACAGGTGATCGCGGATACGCGGTCCGGTCCGCACAGGAAGGAAACCGATGA
- a CDS encoding CU044_5270 family protein yields the protein MNASPSHQPHPAEWTETQSLLPSAERDLPAGRHQFHKEQLMARIHEDLRTSPAAPPKRPNPFLRRTILVPAAALALAGAVVGGLALTGSGSDGGRTPLATGPALTTQVGVADAKGAPRLLDRISLAAADASTPTPREGQYIYIASKVASTYPRTVGDKTTVVSQQLHSRQVWNSLDGKDGWLIEAGQTGDKGITLSSDIPLSGAYNALAQLPTDPGTLLRRIYRASDANRDPEVPRDHAAFVAIGDLLTESYPPAAISAALYKAAAKIPGVVSVDDAVDATGRHGIAIARQNDTDGERTEWIFDRKTLRFLGERTVVVKAVAGSPFKVGTVTFTSAITRRAIVDADKQVPGQAS from the coding sequence ATGAACGCCAGCCCCTCCCACCAGCCGCACCCGGCTGAGTGGACGGAGACGCAGAGTCTGCTGCCCTCCGCCGAGCGGGATCTGCCGGCGGGCCGCCACCAGTTCCACAAGGAGCAGCTGATGGCCCGGATCCACGAAGACCTCCGCACCTCCCCGGCAGCGCCCCCGAAACGGCCCAACCCGTTCCTGCGCCGTACGATCCTGGTGCCCGCCGCGGCCCTCGCCCTGGCCGGCGCGGTCGTCGGTGGTCTCGCCCTCACGGGCAGCGGCTCCGACGGCGGCAGGACCCCCCTGGCCACCGGCCCCGCACTGACCACCCAGGTCGGAGTCGCCGACGCCAAGGGCGCCCCCCGGCTCCTCGACCGCATCTCCCTGGCGGCCGCCGACGCCTCGACGCCCACGCCGCGCGAGGGCCAGTACATCTACATCGCCTCCAAAGTGGCGAGCACCTACCCGCGTACGGTCGGCGACAAGACCACGGTCGTCAGCCAGCAGCTGCACTCCCGCCAGGTCTGGAACTCCCTCGACGGCAAGGACGGCTGGCTGATCGAGGCCGGACAGACCGGCGACAAGGGCATCACCCTCTCGAGCGACATACCGCTGAGCGGGGCCTACAACGCCCTGGCCCAGCTGCCCACCGACCCCGGCACGCTGCTGCGGCGGATCTACCGTGCCTCGGACGCCAACCGCGACCCCGAAGTCCCGCGCGACCATGCGGCGTTCGTCGCCATCGGCGATCTGCTGACCGAGAGCTACCCGCCCGCCGCGATCAGCGCCGCCCTCTACAAGGCCGCGGCCAAGATCCCCGGCGTCGTCTCGGTGGACGACGCGGTCGACGCCACCGGCCGGCACGGGATCGCGATCGCCCGGCAGAACGACACCGACGGCGAGCGCACCGAGTGGATCTTCGACAGGAAGACCTTGCGGTTCCTCGGCGAGCGCACCGTGGTGGTCAAGGCCGTGGCGGGCAGTCCGTTCAAGGTCGGCACCGTCACGTTCACCAGCGCGATCACCCGGCGGGCGATCGTCGACGCCGACAAGCAGGTCCCCGGGCAGGCGAGCTGA